The region GTGTTTCTGACTTTGCGCTAGCACCTGTAGGTATGTTCTTGGGCCTTCTTTCCGGTGTCTTTTACGCAGGTTACGCACTGCTCGGGCGCGAATGTGCTCTAAGAGGCCTGAATGCTTTTACGGTGTTGATGTATATTTTCGGTTTTTCATCTTTTTTTATGCTCATTATCAATATTTTTTCCAATGGAATGGTTCCCGGAGCAGTAGCTTCACCAGCACAAATGCTTTTGCCGGGGATGCCGTTTAAAGTGTGGGGATTGATTCTGACCTTAGCTATGGGACCGACTATGATGGGATGGCTGCTCATTAACATGAGTTTGTCAAAACTAACGCCGTCCATAGCAAACATTCTGCTGACAACGGACCCCATGGTGACGGCATTGGTCGCCATACCCGTTTTAAATGAAATTATGACGGCTATGCAGTGGGCCGGATGCTTTTTGATTACAGGCGGAGTAATGCTGCTTGGTAGACGAAATTAAATAAAAAAAAGGGGAGCCGCGAACGGTTCCCCTTTCTACTTTGGTATTTTTAAAAGCTTTATACGTTAAAGAGAAAGTGAACGACGTCACCGTCTTTGAAAACGTATTCCTTACCTTCTGATCGCAGAACTCCGGCAGCGCGGCAAGCTGCTTCTGTGCCGTGCTTGATGTAGTCTTCGTACCCGATGACTTCTGCACGGATGAATCCTTTTTCAAAGTCGGTATG is a window of Desulfovibrio sp. UCD-KL4C DNA encoding:
- a CDS encoding DMT family transporter — protein: MYNVKSILSGGIAQVLAGSVLISLVGIFLKILVVDYALPVLVVVFWRNLFVCIALLAGLKFFKPKLILVSRNNLFILVFYGFLLALMNGIWGGSVYFNGAGVATVLIYLSVPLTVLGQWLLGGGKPSVRLIPSIVLCLVGCAVVCGIQGVSDFALAPVGMFLGLLSGVFYAGYALLGRECALRGLNAFTVLMYIFGFSSFFMLIINIFSNGMVPGAVASPAQMLLPGMPFKVWGLILTLAMGPTMMGWLLINMSLSKLTPSIANILLTTDPMVTALVAIPVLNEIMTAMQWAGCFLITGGVMLLGRRN